CTCCGCATATTTTGTTGAAATCGACCGATCTGATGCGCGGCGATCCAAAGTTGCAGGCTATTGCGTTTCGCCCAACGAATCAACTTCCCTCTCCTCTGCCCGATGGCTCACGCCGTGTTATCAAAGAGCTGACCTCGGCGAAGATGCGCATGATGATGGCTAGCATTGTCACGCAGGGCACTGGTAAATTGGCAGCGCTTAATGGGTATAGTGCTGCGGGTAAGACGGGGACTGCTCAGAAGATCGATCCTGCAACCCGGACCTACTCTCATACAAAGTTGGTGGCCAGCTTTGCAGGTTTTGCTCCTGTAAGTAATCCTGCAATCTCGGTGTCGGTTGTGATTGATACCCCCACAGTGGGTACACGTTACGGAGGCACGACCAGCGCACCTGTCTTTGCAGAGGTGGCACAGCAGGTGCTTGAGTATCTCGGGGTTCCGCACGATCAGCCGCTCAAGACAACGAAGCAGCAACAGATGGTATTGGCGGAGAAAGATATCTCCGAGGATTCGCTGCGGGATAACGGGGCAAATCTGAACCAGATGTTCGCCGACATTAATAATCTTCCAGCAGATGACCCGCTGCGTGCTGCGGCAAACGGTGCTGCGCCTGCGACTTTGGACGTCGAGGATAAATCCATTGCCGCAGCTAAGCCGCCAGTTTCAGCATCTGCGAAACCTATTCCCGCGGCCGAGACAAAAAAGGGGTCCAAGCTCTTTGAACTTCCTGCAAAGATGCTTGCTTCACTTCGCGAGTCGAAGAATGATTCGTCAACCGAGCCTTCCGTGTCTGCACCGAAGGTGAATCCCGCAGTGCAGGTTCGTGATGATGGCGGAGTTGTGGTTGATTCTACAAAGCGAGTTGCGGTGCCTTCGTTTGAGGGCAGCTCTTTGCGAACGGCCGTCGAACGTGCTGGACAGGTGGGGCTTCGTGTGCAGCCCGTCGGCAGTGGTCTCGCGAAAGAGCAGGCTCCTGCGCCGGGAACGATGGTTCCAATGGGAACAGAGATTGTCGTAAAGTTCGCCCGCTAGGATTGCAGCCCGTTTCAAGAACCCCACCTTTAGAATCGTGAACATGAACTGGAAGGATGTCCTGCACGAAGTCGAGACGATAAGCTCCGCAGTGCTGGAGGCTGCCGTTCATGGTGTCCAGTACGATTCGCGCCGGGTGCATCCGGGCGACCTTTTCGTTGCCATGCGTGGTGGCACTGCGGATGGAAACCGATTCATCGATGTTGCGATCGCTCAGGGCGCGAAGGCAGTTCTGACCGATTCTCAAGAAGCTTACGATAAGCTTCGACGCGATCATGTGAACGTAGGTGCTGGGTTGGTCGAACACGGGCGCCGCGCTTTGGCTGAGGCGAGTTCGGCAATCTTTGGCCATCCGCAGCAGCATCTTGCACTGAGCGGAGTCACAGGGACAAACGGAAAAACTACGACGGCCTTTCTGCTCGAAGCGATGCTGAAAAACGTAGGTCGAAGCTGTGTATTGATTGGCACCATTGAGACCCATATCGCTGGAGAGGTGCGTGAGTCCCCGCATACTACGCCTGAGTCACGCGATGTACTGGAGCTGTTTGCCGAGGGAATTAGGGCTGGTGCAACGGAAGCGGTGATGGAGATGTCCAGTCATGCACTGGAACAGGAACGTGTCTGGGGTTTGCCGGTTGACGTGGCGATCTTCACCAATCTGACGCAGGACCATCTGGATTTCCACGGAACGATGGAGCGTTACTTCGCCGCGAAAGCACGCCTGTTTGAAGGAGTTGGCGCACCACCTCCGCGCGTCGCCGTGGTGAATATCGATGATCCTTACGGCTCAAGGCTCGCAGAGAGCCTCGAGCGTTCGCAATTGGTGCGGTATGGATTAGACCCGGAGGCCGATTTTCGTGCAGAGGACGTACAGATTCGTGCGGGAGAAACGAGGTTTGTGCTGAGGACTCCCGCTGGCTCGATTCCGATGCAATCTTCCTTGACCGGACGGGTGAATGTCTACAACCTGCTGGCTGCTTCTGCAGCGGCATGGGCGCGTGGACTCACACTGGAGGAGATCGCCCGTGCAGCTTCCGCAGGCACGCAGGTTCCCGGTCGGTTTGAGGTCGTTCCTTCCAGCAATGGAGTGGCCGTTGTGGTCGACTATGCGCATACCGACGACGCTCTGCGCAATCTGATTGCGCTGGCTCGGGAGTTGGTGCGAGACCACAACGGGCGCGTCATTACTCTCTTCGGCTGTGGTGGCGATCGAGACCGCACCAAACGACCTCGCATGGGGAGAGCAGCAGGCGAGGGAAGCGATCTCGTTGTTCTTACCAGTGACAATCCTCGCAGCGAAGATCCTGAGGCGATCATTGCCGAGGCGCTCGTTGGAGTAAAGGAGACTGGGACGGAATGCATCGTCGAGGAAGATCGCGCAGCTGCGATCGCAAAAGCAGTCCACGCTGCACGTGAGGGAGACATTGTGTTGATTGCGGGCAAAGGGCACGAGAAGGTACAGATGTTGAAGAACGGCGCAATTCCGTTTGATGATGCAGCAATCGCCGCTCGCGTGTTGAAGGAGATTGGATGAAGTTGACGTTAGGCCAGATTGCTGACTGGATTCATGCCGAGGGTGATTTCGATACCTCCGCCGAAGCTCTGGGATATGCCATCGACTCGCGGACCATCGGTGCTGGCGAGCTTTTCTTTGCCGTAAAAGGCGAACGGTTTGATGGCCACGACTTCGTCGCTTCTGCGCTCGCTGACGGAGCAGTCGCGGCCGTTGTAAGCAATGGATGGCTAGTCCCGGCAGAGGTCGACGAAACAAAGCTGCTGCGTGTGGCTGCTGACTGCGAAGACTGCGTACTGAATGCCTTGCAGCGGCTAGCCCATGCTGTGCGCAAAGATTGGGGCGGCCGTGTTATTGGTGTCACCGGTTCTGCTGGAAAGACCACTACGAAGGAAGCGGTCGCCCAGGTGCTCAGTGCGCGCTTTCATGTGCTGAAGTCGGCCGGGAATCTGAATAATGCCTTTGGCGTGCCGTTGCAGCTGTTGCGACTTGAGCGGGAGCATGAGGTCGCCGTGATTGAGATGGGGATGAATCATGCGGGTGAGATCGCGGCACTCGCGAAGATTGCTGAACCCAATTGGGCCGTGGTTTCCAATGTCGCTCCTGTCCACATTGAATTTTTCCCTGATGGCCTCGCTGGAATTGCTCGGGCAAAGTACGAGCTGGTTGAATCGCTTCCTCCCGACGGTATCGCCATCCTGAATGCCGATGATCCCAACGTGAAGGAGTTTGGTCGTGGCATGGGGAATCGCGCCATCTTCTACGGTCTCAGCCAAACCGCGCAGGTTCGTGCCGAGAAGATCGAAGTAGCAGGCATAGAAGGAGTGCGTTTTGAGGCTGTCGTCCACGGCGAGCGGGCTGTAGTACGGCTTCGCCTTTTGGGGCGCCACAACGTATTAAATGCTCTGGCGGCAATTGCTGCTGGCGTGCAAAGCGGAATCCCGCTCGGTGAATGTGCGGCAGCGATTGCAGAGCTTCATCCTGCCGACAAGCGCGGCGAGATACTGTCATGGCACGGCGCGACCTTGATTAATGACTCCTATAACTCCAATCCGCGCGCTCTCGACGCGATGGTTGATGCACTGATGGCGATGCCGGCAGAGCGCCACATCGTGATCGCAGGAGAGATGCTGGAGCTGGGCTCCGAGTCGGAGTCACTTCATCGGGCGTGCGGAACGCGGATGGCCGAACGCGGCGTCTCAAAGGTCCTGGGAATTCGAGGGGCCGCTGCTGCGCTGGTCGGGGGTACTGTTGAGGCTGGTGGAGATGCCACTTTCCTTGCGACTCCGGAAGAGGCTGGCACGTGGATGCGCTCGAACCTGCGCGCCGGAGATGCCGTTCTGCTCAAAGCCTCTCGTGGAGTGCGTCTGGAGAAGGCGCTTGCCGAACTTGGAGATTGAGCCGGTGGAATGAAACTTGGTTCGGGGTGGAAAATCCTGAGGAAACAGGCGAAGTTAGCCTGTTAATATACCTCTAGCCTTGCGCTTGGTGCGTTGGCGATTTTATGTAGCTATTCTTGCGGATCTCACTCGAAGGCGGACGTTTTGCTCTATTGGCTGCTGTATCAGAAGCTCTTTCCATACTTTCGCCTGTTTCGCATCTTTCGTTATCTGACGTTTCGCACGGTCTTTGCCAGTCTGACGGCGCTCCTGATTGGCCTGCTGATTGGGCCGTACGTCATTGAGCGACTGCGCGAGTTCCAGATCGGCCAATATATCCGCGAAGAAGGGCCGCAGTCCCATCAGAAGAAGAGCGGCACGCCGACCATGGGCGGCGTGCTCATCTGCATCTCGATCCTTGTGCCCACGTTGCTCTGGTCTGATCTGTCGAATCCTTTCGTATGGCTGGTGATGCTCTCGACGCTTGCCTTTGGCGCCATTGGGTTTGCGGACGATTACATCAAAGTGGTGCACCGCAGGAACCTGGGTCTTACCGCTCGCGCAAAGCTCGGTCTACAGCTTCTGGCCAGCGCTGGGGTCGCGGTTGCTCTGTTGCAGCTCCAGGCTCACGGCAGCTACTCCACTCGCCTGCTGTTTCCTTTTCTCAAGCACTTCCGGCCCGATCTCGTATGGGAGTCACTCGGCCATATTCCGCATCTTCACTGGCTGGCGTTTATCCCGTTCGTCCTCTTCGTGATGATCGTGATCGCAGGCTCCAGCAATGCTGTGAACCTTACCGATGGACTCGATGGGTTGGCGATAGGCTGTACGATCATCGCAGCCGCCGCTTTAACGGTGCTCACCTATGTCAGCGGCCATGTTGTCTTCGCCGATTACCTCGAGCTACAGCGCATGCCTCTTGTCAGCGAACTGACCATCTTCTGCGGGGCCATGGTCGGAGCGAGTATAGGCTTCCTTTGGTACAACGCACATCCGGCGGAGATCTTCATGGGCGACGTTGGATCGCTCGCTCTGGGAGGTGCGATTGGCACAGTTGCTGTCGCGATTAAGCAGGAGCTGCTGCTGCCGTTCATCGGCGGAGTATTCATTCTCGAAGCTCTCAGCGTGATGCTTCAGGTTGGAAGCTATAAGCTGCGCAATGGAAAGCGCATCTTCAAGATGGCTCCGCTGCATCATCACTTCGAGCTTCTTGGATGGTCCGAATCGAAGGTGATCGCGCGGTTCTGGATTCTAGCGCTGATCTTTGCTTTGCTGGCGCTTACTACGTTGAAGCTGCGTTAATGGGTGTGGTCTGATGGAAGCCATGGAACTGAAGAATAAGCGCGTCTTAGTGGTGGGATTAGGGAAGTCGGGCATTGCCGCGGCGATGTTTCTGCGTCAGCAGGGAGCACAGGTTACAGTCAGCGATGCTCGTAGCGCGACGGCGCTTGCGAAGGAGATTCCTGCGTTGCTTGATGCAGGCATCATGGTCGAAGCCGGTGGGCATGGTCTGTTGACCTTTCGCCGCCAGGACCTGATTGTCATCTCTCCCGGCGTGCCGCTCGATACACCCGAGGTGAAGCAGGTGATCGGTTACGGGATGCCGGTCATTGGCGAGCTTGAGCTTGCCAGCCGCTTCCTTAAGGGGCGGATCGT
This portion of the Edaphobacter sp. 4G125 genome encodes:
- a CDS encoding UDP-N-acetylmuramoyl-L-alanyl-D-glutamate--2,6-diaminopimelate ligase, giving the protein MNWKDVLHEVETISSAVLEAAVHGVQYDSRRVHPGDLFVAMRGGTADGNRFIDVAIAQGAKAVLTDSQEAYDKLRRDHVNVGAGLVEHGRRALAEASSAIFGHPQQHLALSGVTGTNGKTTTAFLLEAMLKNVGRSCVLIGTIETHIAGEVRESPHTTPESRDVLELFAEGIRAGATEAVMEMSSHALEQERVWGLPVDVAIFTNLTQDHLDFHGTMERYFAAKARLFEGVGAPPPRVAVVNIDDPYGSRLAESLERSQLVRYGLDPEADFRAEDVQIRAGETRFVLRTPAGSIPMQSSLTGRVNVYNLLAASAAAWARGLTLEEIARAASAGTQVPGRFEVVPSSNGVAVVVDYAHTDDALRNLIALARELVRDHNGRVITLFGCGGDRDRTKRPRMGRAAGEGSDLVVLTSDNPRSEDPEAIIAEALVGVKETGTECIVEEDRAAAIAKAVHAAREGDIVLIAGKGHEKVQMLKNGAIPFDDAAIAARVLKEIG
- a CDS encoding UDP-N-acetylmuramoyl-tripeptide--D-alanyl-D-alanine ligase, coding for MKLTLGQIADWIHAEGDFDTSAEALGYAIDSRTIGAGELFFAVKGERFDGHDFVASALADGAVAAVVSNGWLVPAEVDETKLLRVAADCEDCVLNALQRLAHAVRKDWGGRVIGVTGSAGKTTTKEAVAQVLSARFHVLKSAGNLNNAFGVPLQLLRLEREHEVAVIEMGMNHAGEIAALAKIAEPNWAVVSNVAPVHIEFFPDGLAGIARAKYELVESLPPDGIAILNADDPNVKEFGRGMGNRAIFYGLSQTAQVRAEKIEVAGIEGVRFEAVVHGERAVVRLRLLGRHNVLNALAAIAAGVQSGIPLGECAAAIAELHPADKRGEILSWHGATLINDSYNSNPRALDAMVDALMAMPAERHIVIAGEMLELGSESESLHRACGTRMAERGVSKVLGIRGAAAALVGGTVEAGGDATFLATPEEAGTWMRSNLRAGDAVLLKASRGVRLEKALAELGD
- the mraY gene encoding phospho-N-acetylmuramoyl-pentapeptide-transferase; this translates as MLYWLLYQKLFPYFRLFRIFRYLTFRTVFASLTALLIGLLIGPYVIERLREFQIGQYIREEGPQSHQKKSGTPTMGGVLICISILVPTLLWSDLSNPFVWLVMLSTLAFGAIGFADDYIKVVHRRNLGLTARAKLGLQLLASAGVAVALLQLQAHGSYSTRLLFPFLKHFRPDLVWESLGHIPHLHWLAFIPFVLFVMIVIAGSSNAVNLTDGLDGLAIGCTIIAAAALTVLTYVSGHVVFADYLELQRMPLVSELTIFCGAMVGASIGFLWYNAHPAEIFMGDVGSLALGGAIGTVAVAIKQELLLPFIGGVFILEALSVMLQVGSYKLRNGKRIFKMAPLHHHFELLGWSESKVIARFWILALIFALLALTTLKLR